In the Sebastes fasciatus isolate fSebFas1 chromosome 20, fSebFas1.pri, whole genome shotgun sequence genome, one interval contains:
- the LOC141758102 gene encoding sulfotransferase 1C1-like, which produces MNSVSTVAWGSWYDHVKGYWLEREKKNILYLFYEDMKENPRREVERIMRYLDLSISDEVISQIVELTSFKIMKENPMTNYSFMPVPMFDQTISPFMRKGIVGDWRNHFTPEQTKTFDEDYKKQMKDVNIPFRTNI; this is translated from the exons atgaattctGTTTCTACAGTGGCATGGGGCTCCTGGTACGATCATGTGAAAGGTTActggctggagagagagaagaagaatatCCTTTACCTCTTCTATGAGGACATGAAAGAG AATCCTCGGCGTGAAGTGGAGCGCATCATGAGGTACCTGGACTTGTCGATCTCTGATGAGGTCATCAGCCAGATTGTGGAGCTCACGTCCTTCAAGATCATGAAGGAGAACCCGATGACCAACTACTCCTTCATGCCAGTACCTATGTTTGATCAGACCATCTCCCCCTTCATGAGAAAAG GTATAGTAGGTGACTGGAGAAACCATTTCACACCCGAGCAAACAAAGACGTTTGATGAAGACTACAAAAAGCAAATGAAGGATGTCAACATACCATTCAGGACCAACATTTGA